The proteins below are encoded in one region of Lagenorhynchus albirostris chromosome 7, mLagAlb1.1, whole genome shotgun sequence:
- the DOLK gene encoding dolichol kinase, translating to MTRACASPAPEPGAPLSGSVLAEAAVVFVVVLSIHAAVWDRYSWCAVALAVQAFYVQYKWDRLLQQGSAVFQFRMSANSGLLPAAVVMPLLGLVMKERCQAAGNPYFERFGIVVAATGMAVALFSSVLALGITRPVPTNTCVISGLAGGVIIYILKHSLSVGEVIEVLEVLLIFVYLNMILLYLLPRCFTPGEALLVLGGISFVLNQLIKRSLTVVESQGDPLDFFLLVVVVGMVLMGIFFSTLFVFMDSGTWASSIFFHLMTCVLGLGVVLPWLHRLIRRNPLLWLFQFLFQTETRVYLLAYWSLLATLACLVVLYENAKRSSSESKKHQAPTIARKYFHFIVVATYIPGIILDRPLLYVAATVCLAVFVFLEYVRYFRIKPLGHTLRSLLSLFLDERDSGPLILTHIYLLLGMSLPIWLVPRPCTQKGSLGGARALVPYAGVLAVGVGDTVASIFGSTMGEIRWPGTKKTFEGTMTSIFAQIISVALILIFDSGVDLNYSYAWILGSISTVSLLEAYTTQIDNLLLPLYLLILLMA from the coding sequence ATGACCCGAGCGTGCGCTTCCCCGGCCCCTGAGCCTGGGGCCCCGCTGAGCGGTTCGGTGCTGGCAGAGGCGGCAGTGGTGTTCGTAGTGGTGCTGAGCATCCACGCGGCCGTGTGGGATCGATACTCGTGGTGCGCCGTGGCCCTCGCGGTGCAGGCCTTCTACGTCCAGTACAAGTGGGACCGGCTGCTACAGCAGGGAAGCGCTGTCTTCCAGTTTCGAATGTCCGCAAACAGTGGCCTACTGCCCGCCGCGGTGGTCATGCCTTTGCTCGGGCTGGTTATGAAGGAGCGCTGCCAGGCTGCGGGGAACCCATACTTCGAGCGGTTTGGAATTGTGGTGGCGGCCACTGGCATGGCAGTGGCCCTCTTCTCATCGGTACTGGCACTGGGCATCACTCGCCCAGTGCCCACCAACACCTGTGTCATCTCGGGCTTGGCTGGAGGTGTCATCATTTATATCCTGAAGCACTCGCTGAGTGTAGGCGAGGTGATCGAGGTCCTGGAGGTCCTGTTGATCTTTGTCTACCTCAACATGATCCTACTGTATCTGCTGCCCCGCTGCTTCACCCCTGGAGAGGCTCTGCTGGTACTGGGTGGCATCAGCTTCGTGCTCAACCAGCTCATCAAGCGCTCTCTGACTGTGGTGGAAAGCCAGGGGGACCCCTTGGACTTCTTCCTGCTGGTCGTGGTGGTAGGGATGGTGCTCATGGGCATCTTCTTCAGCACCCTCTTTGTTTTCATGGACTCAGGCACCTGGGCCTCTTCCATCTTCTTCCACCTCATGACCTGTGTACTGGGCCTCGGCGTGGTCCTGCCCTGGCTGCACCGGCTCATCCGCAGGAACCCCCTGCTGTGGCTTTTTCAATTCCTCTTCCAGACAGAGACCCGAGTCTACCTCCTAGCCTACTGGTCTCTGCTGGCCACCTTAGCCTGCCTGGTGGTGCTATACGAGAATGCCAAGCGGTCATCTTCCGAGTCCAAGAAGCACCAGGCCCCCACCATTGCTCGGAAGTATTTCCACTTCATTGTGGTAGCCACCTACATCCCAGGTATCATCTTGGACCGGCCACTGCTCTACGTGGCCGCCACCGTATGTCTGGCGGTCTTCGTCTTCCTAGAGTATGTGCGCTACTTCCGCATCAAGCCCCTGGGCCACACTCTGCGAAGCCTCCTGTCCCTCTTCCTGGACGAACGAGACAGTGGACCGCTCATCCTGACCCACATCTACCTGCTCCTAGGCATGTCTCTTCCCATTTGGTTAGTCCCCAGACCCTGCACACAGAAGGGTAGCCTAGGGGGAGCCAGGGCCCTAGTTCCCTATGCAGGAGTCCTGGCCGTCGGTGTGGGCGACACTGTGGCCTCCATATTCGGCAGCACCATGGGGGAGATCCGCTGGCCTGGAACTAAAAAGACTTTTGAGGGGACCATGACATCTATATTTGCCCAGATAATTTCTGTAGCTCTGATCTTAATCTTCGACAGTGGAGTGGACTTAAACTACAGTTATGCTTGGATTTTGGGGTCCATCAGCACCGTGTCCCTCCTAGAAGCATACACTACGCAGATAGACAATCTCCTTTTGCCTCTCTACCTCCTGATATTGCTGATGGCCTAG